The genomic DNA tgacaactgaaggttaccacaggttctctttcatgtttggatgGGGAGGGTGAGATGAGGGGTATTAAattgcaacatgcaacttcaccactagatgtcacaaaactctacacactgaacctttaagttcaGGTTACCGGGAATCAAAGTGTCAGCACAATggaaaaacaatatgaaattaGATATGATTTAATTATATCTTTTGAATCACCAGAATAGAGTGTAATTGATCAAATTTCACAGCATTTAATATCTTTAATAAGGGCAAACATTgtgacaaaatattttttttctttggtcaGTCAGTGTCTTCAATAATAGGGACATCATTTGAACAAATTCTTGCATTTTCTGCAGGCAAGCCCTGCCCTCCTGGGTAAATAACTCCATCTAAATAAGCCATGaaagctccctctctctgtgtctctgtttgctgGGTGTGGTCGGCACTGGCAGGATGTCCAGACATAAACAAGTCAGCGGATCAGACTGGACGGAGAGACGGGCTGGACTGGAAGAATGGAcagacaaacaagcaaacaacaaATTGGCATTATCCCCTCATTACGTGACTGCACTTATGGAGAAAAAAGCAtttcaatcattttttttttcactccagcTTCACCCGTACACCTCGTACTCACTCATCAACTCAATCACCCTGCTCTTGCTCACCACTTAAGCTCGCTCTCTCGTTTGTGCTTAtttatctctctcctctctttctctaaatgtgcaaaaaaatcAGCGCTTAAATGTCTTCACTCATGTAATGGCACACATCCCTCTTTTCCAATTAGTGCCTGCTAATGACTGATTTAATAGCGATCGTGTACTTTTTGCCCCAGGGACAGATGACTGTAGTAATTGAGGCACTGTACACAGCCCTCAATGTTCTGTCATTCCACTAATATGTTCTCTGCCTTCAAAAAGGCCCAATTAACCTTAATTCTTCATCAGCTGAGCTTGTGTGAGAAGAGAACGCAGGGTTGAAAGCaaggatttttgttgttgtttaaaggAGATTAGCGACGCTTATTTTAATTGATGTTCTGTAAACTGAATGGTTCATTATAATTGGGGTGCCTCGGCCTTAAGgacctgtttctttttttacgCAGCTCGATGAGTCTTTTCAGCGAGAGCTTTTGAATAATGTGGTAGAGGAGGTTCAGCGTCATGCCACGTTGCTACGGTAACCACGTGCACTATACTCTGACATAAGGATGCTAAATAGATTGGTTGCTTTCAGTCTTCAGCTGGCGAGCGACTCCATGAAGCTACTCCCCTACAATGCTTTGGGGCTGAATGCAGAAGTCACCATGCTAACatgccaacaacaacaatgttaaTGTGTTGATGATCTGCAGGTACAATGTTCCCTGTATTAATTTAGCCTGTTAGAATGTTTATCCCCTTTTACAGAAGATAGcaaacagtaataataataatgataataataataattagaaaaataataatctttatttataaaggacccttcaaaacacagttacaaggtgcttcaccagttaaaacacaaaaaatcaaGATACATTTTAAGATCAAGCAGCATGTGAGCACAGAAAAGAGATTCTCATCACATTTCATGTCATAATAATGAAATTATGACATAGGCATGTTTTTGTGAGACATGCAATTCTatatacagttttatttttggaCCCTACTCCTCCATcccctctgtttgtctttgtcacaTGGAATATGAGACCTTtactttgcttttcacacacacacacacacacacacacacacacacacacacacacacacacacacacacacacacactcattactAGGTACAGCCGGGTACAGCCAGCGCTGAAGCATCACATGAAGTTTGATTCACTAacatcaggttttttttaaactggagACTTATATATCCTATTTCATTTCATAccaaaataaagttaatatcTTATTGTTCTTTGGATAAGAAGAAGGCAGCAATGCCAGCGGAATAAGACGTGTTGCAAATTCTGGGTCACAGGAGTTAGGCAGAGGTCCGTGCTCTGAGCTTAGCACGGACATTACCATTAACCCAGGGCTTTTGGTTAGGGAAAGTCCTGACActgactttagggacgacatcATCGATGCATTTGGAGATATATGAAGagacagtgtctgtgtattcGTTGATGTCCCCATCCGCTGCAACACAGAACATCTGCCAATCTGTTGATTCAAAGCAGTCCTGGAGAGTGCTAACCGTTTCAGAATCTTTCTTGTCTCATGCAGGAAATGATTGATCCAAATTGGAATTTTTATCTTTAAGATATTAATGAGGATATTAATGAGGAAATATCCCAGTGTTACTCCACCAAAACATTTCTTCcattcaaaaaaaatacatttgtgaaaCAAGACGATTTGCTAAGAAGGACTTTTGTTGTTGTGCTCACTCTGTCTGTATCGCTCACTCCATCACACCCCTCCCAGGTTTCATCAGGCTCGTTTAAAACACTTATAGCTGCTGGAGCTCTGTCAGGACCTGGcgatgagagagaacctgtctGTTTAATGGTGTGAGGGGGGCCGTCTGGTCGCCCCACTCTCTCATCCCGGGCCCACAGGAAACTCTTTCCAGTCTGATAAGGAACAGAACACGTTGCCAAAGGAGCCAAAACCCCGCTGACATTATCCCAGTTCCTCCAGACTTAATGCTTGCTGTGATTATAATGCAGGGGAAGGGATATGGCCCAATTTGCCCTCTTTCATGACTTGTTATTTATATGTCTGGAGCCTTTGGGTATGTTACCAATTAGCATCGGGACGGCCCAACTTAGTTTACTTTGCCTGCATTATAAATTGCGGACTGGATTCTTATTCATCTTTTGAGGGCGGAAGTCCTTAAAGATTCGATTAATATCTATTTCAGAAAGCAACTGTTGAATTTATTGTACAACCTTTATCTATCTTATTAAACCGATGCAGCCTGACTGATCAGTAAAACTGGAGCCGGGGATGAAACGTGTATATGAGGTGACAACCCTAGTCAGTGTTCAACTTGTTCTGCAGATTCCTCCTATGCAGGATGCTGACGACGACAGGAGAAGTCTTGGCTCCGCTGAAGCACACTGGCTGTGAGCTCTGCAGATGGACACTGGCTTTGTGCCAGTGCATTGACTTACCAAGGCTAGACATGGCTCCTGATAATATTGTGGCATATGGAGCTCCCCCTATAAATAGTTCGGGCTGATCTGAACTGGACAGCAGGCCCACAGACATCCACAGAGTCTCATACATACATTCTCACCGGGCTGCTTcagaataaagttgaatctgaCTTGATAAAGAAACTCAACAACACAATAGGGAGACATGATCGTCTGGTTTCTGACGTGTTTTTGACCAGCTGCCAGGCAGAAAGGCAGCTTGAAGAATGTCTCTGCTTGGGAGGgggcatgcatgtgtgtttgtgtgtgtgtgtgcgtgtgtttctgtgcggtgtactgtacatgtgtgttggtGCTCACTCCACTCTGGGGAGCTCCATCCATCATTATGTGTAAGAGCCAAATTGTTGCCAATATCTCTGTCCACTCTTCCAGTCCATTCATTCTCCATCTAATAGGTCCATCACATAGTGTAAAGATTGATATAGTCCATATCCATATAATATACACCAGACTTTCAATTTCAGCCTCGCCTCTCTGCTGCAGTAGTATGGCTAAAGTGGCTATTATTCATTAAGTGTCACAGAATCAGCCTGCTGACCTGAAATCAGTTTGGACTTTCGAGATGTAATGAAGCAGATTTTTATTCAGGAAGTTCACTTACTGCTGGCAGATCTAATCTTGTATACGTTCAGCCTTAGGACCAGTCTATAGGGCTTCAGTGTGTTATGCACACAGATACTGCGACAACTCCAGAGTTAGTGATTTTTCTTGCAGCAGCTCTGCGTAGGCAGAGGTAAGGTCAATTGGTACACTGCATGCACACCCAAGGCACGAAATACTGATGAGGGTGAACTCAAACTTCATCTTTTGCTCtgtatttttgtacatttatttgtgtttcttttcaaacGCTTTCGTGTAAGctatgtatgtatgcatgtattGATTTTGCTACTGGATACAGGGCATTCTTCTTTGAAAGTAACCTTTGCTGCTGTGCtatatgtttgtattttgcAGGCGTGCTGCAGGTCAGCGGGATGCGTATATACACATATGGGGAAATGGAGGCAGTCAACGGGACGGACGCTCGTCTCAAGTGCACATTTCAGAGTTCCTCTCCTATTAATCCCAAAACAACTATCATCTCGTGGAGCTTTAGACCCCTCAAAAAAGGCAGAGAGGAAtcggtgagtgtgtttgtgtgtgtctgtgtgtatatgtgtgtatgtgcttgtgtgtgtgtgtgtgtttggaagaAAGAGCGATCAAACCTCAAACCACCCGCATTGTGTCAGGGCGGATCCACCCCCTCAACCAACTGAGAGAGGAGTTGGTGAGTCATCGGGCTCCCTACGGAGTATCTAAGACAGCCTGTGTTTCTGtacgtatgtgtgtgagtgtgagtgagtgtgtgtgcgcataaTGAGATCTGGGTTCATGTCTTGTCTTGTCGTTCTATCTAAGAATAAAATATCCTCCTTCCCCAGCAGCTCtagcctttttttttgctgtgacTTGCTGGCTTTTTGTTGCTAAAAGCAAATCTGCTCTTCAAATTCCACCTGTAGGTGTTCCACTACCAGGAACGACCCTATCCTCCTGTAGAGGGCATTTTCAGGAAGCATGTCTCCTGGGCCGGTGACATCATGGGCCAAGACGCCTCCATCATAATTAAAGAGGTCAAGTTCACTTACAACGGCACTTACATCTGCCAGGTCAAGAATCCGCCGGATGTCCACGGATCAGTTGGAGAGATTCATCTGCGTGTCGTCTCCACAGGTTGGCAGATTTAGTCT from Limanda limanda chromosome 6, fLimLim1.1, whole genome shotgun sequence includes the following:
- the LOC133003639 gene encoding myelin protein zero-like protein 2, with product MLTTTGEVLAPLKHTGCVLQVSGMRIYTYGEMEAVNGTDARLKCTFQSSSPINPKTTIISWSFRPLKKGREESVFHYQERPYPPVEGIFRKHVSWAGDIMGQDASIIIKEVKFTYNGTYICQVKNPPDVHGSVGEIHLRVVSTASFSQLLHLALAIAGGITAVVLLIMLILYCRRCKKRRQRQPEGSEEAPRKERKDPTACHPSRAIHLYMSETSLEIDSSDGMISEASTNDPSSSEDEGPSSDDEDDGDDDSD